Proteins encoded by one window of Lactobacillus paragasseri:
- a CDS encoding ABC transporter permease produces the protein MAKDKNTSKKDQNAKTSLPPSGFKIIVREVWRDKVAFASFCIIVAILLFTFVGSLFLNKGQVTEINIAEAYYGWGESGHVFGTDDGGRDILKLLMMGGRNSILIGLSVTVLCEGVGLLVGLFSGYFGGVTDAVIMRIVDFIQILPQFPIIIVLTTVIPNYNAGTLVLLISMFGWTSTARYFRAFVLSQREREYVLASKTSGSSNLTIIFREVLPNITSALVIDVVLMIAGNIGIETTLSFLGYGLPTTTPSLGTLIGFANDPVNVTTRPWLWMPATFLLLIISLSINYVGRALQRAGDARQREN, from the coding sequence ATGGCTAAAGATAAAAATACATCAAAAAAGGATCAAAATGCTAAAACCTCTCTACCACCGTCTGGATTTAAGATTATCGTTCGCGAGGTTTGGCGCGATAAGGTAGCATTTGCTTCATTTTGTATTATCGTTGCTATCTTACTATTTACTTTTGTTGGCTCATTGTTCTTAAACAAGGGTCAAGTAACAGAAATTAATATCGCTGAAGCATATTATGGATGGGGTGAATCAGGTCACGTCTTCGGTACTGATGACGGTGGTCGTGACATCTTGAAGTTATTGATGATGGGTGGACGTAACTCTATATTAATTGGTCTATCTGTTACTGTACTTTGTGAAGGTGTTGGACTTTTAGTTGGTTTATTCTCTGGTTACTTTGGTGGAGTTACTGACGCAGTTATTATGCGTATCGTAGACTTTATCCAGATTTTGCCTCAGTTCCCAATTATCATTGTTTTGACTACTGTTATTCCTAACTACAATGCTGGAACTTTAGTATTGTTAATTTCTATGTTTGGATGGACATCGACTGCTCGATACTTCCGTGCCTTTGTTCTTTCACAAAGAGAGCGTGAATATGTTTTAGCTTCAAAGACTTCGGGTTCATCTAATTTAACAATTATTTTCCGTGAAGTTTTGCCAAACATTACTTCAGCGTTGGTTATCGATGTCGTATTGATGATCGCTGGTAACATTGGTATTGAAACTACCCTATCTTTCTTGGGATATGGACTACCAACTACTACACCATCACTTGGTACTTTAATTGGATTTGCTAACGACCCAGTTAACGTTACTACTCGTCCATGGTTATGGATGCCAGCAACATTTTTATTGCTAATTATTTCATTGAGTATTAACTACGTTGGTCGTGCTCTTCAAAGAGCTGGAGACGCTCGTCAACGTGAAAATTAA
- a CDS encoding oligopeptide ABC transporter substrate-binding protein, translated as MKKAKLFGSLTLLSGVALTLAACGNNSNSKVDNPTKSFKEATPKKAVKKGGTVSVALETDTPITGVFLNELSDTQNDSDAMAPGNEALFDTNDTYQINDKGPATLKLDNKNKTATITVKKGVKWSDGKQVTAKDIEYSYEIIANKATKSSRYTESLQNIVGLSEYHDGKSNTISGIEMPDGENGRTVVLHFKEMKPGMKYSGNGYFWEAAAPYHYLKDVPFNKLQSSDQVRKNPLFFGPYKMSKVVRGQAVTFVPNKYYWRGTPKLDKVTIQVLNPNSASQAIKSHKYDIAGVVNSQWKNVANTNNVNWIANIPLAYNYLGFKVGKWDGAKGENVMNKDAKMNNKALRQAIAYGMNVSAVTKRYTNGLTFHIPTLIPKQFGQYYDKNVKGYDYNIKKGNEILDKAGYKKKGKYRVQPNGKPLTIRLAAMTGNSTQEPIIQNYIQQWKKLGLNVKLTGGRLMEMNSFYDKVQNDSKDVDMFMGAWSLSSEPSPNDLYSVKAPYNFTRFVTAKNTKLLQEMDSEKSFNTNYRVKKFHEWQKYMNDEAYVVPVSNSYNVNAVNSKITGYSLKPSAANSLWYNVGIAK; from the coding sequence ATGAAGAAAGCCAAACTATTTGGAAGTTTAACTTTACTTTCTGGTGTTGCTTTAACATTGGCAGCATGTGGTAATAATTCAAATTCAAAAGTAGATAACCCAACTAAGAGTTTTAAAGAAGCTACTCCTAAGAAGGCCGTTAAGAAGGGCGGTACTGTAAGTGTAGCTCTTGAAACTGATACTCCAATTACCGGCGTCTTTTTAAATGAACTTTCAGATACTCAAAACGACTCTGATGCAATGGCTCCTGGTAATGAAGCTTTATTTGATACAAATGATACTTATCAAATTAATGATAAGGGACCTGCTACCTTAAAATTAGATAATAAAAATAAAACTGCTACTATCACCGTTAAAAAAGGTGTAAAGTGGTCAGATGGCAAGCAAGTAACTGCTAAGGATATTGAATATTCTTATGAAATTATTGCTAATAAAGCAACAAAATCTTCTCGTTATACTGAATCACTTCAAAATATTGTTGGTTTAAGTGAATATCACGATGGAAAATCTAACACTATTTCGGGTATTGAAATGCCAGATGGTGAAAATGGTAGAACTGTAGTACTCCACTTTAAGGAAATGAAACCTGGTATGAAGTATAGTGGTAATGGTTACTTCTGGGAAGCTGCAGCACCATATCATTACTTAAAAGATGTTCCATTTAATAAGTTACAATCCTCTGATCAAGTAAGAAAGAACCCATTATTCTTTGGTCCATATAAGATGAGTAAAGTAGTTCGTGGTCAGGCCGTAACCTTTGTACCTAATAAATATTACTGGAGAGGTACGCCAAAATTAGATAAGGTTACTATTCAAGTTTTGAACCCTAACTCAGCTTCTCAAGCTATTAAGAGTCACAAGTATGATATTGCGGGTGTTGTTAACTCACAATGGAAAAACGTAGCTAATACCAATAACGTTAACTGGATTGCAAATATTCCATTAGCTTACAATTACTTAGGCTTTAAAGTAGGTAAGTGGGACGGAGCTAAAGGCGAAAACGTAATGAATAAGGATGCTAAGATGAATAATAAAGCATTACGTCAAGCTATTGCTTACGGTATGAATGTTTCTGCTGTAACAAAACGTTATACTAATGGCTTAACTTTCCATATTCCAACTTTAATTCCAAAACAATTTGGTCAATATTACGATAAGAATGTTAAGGGCTACGATTACAATATCAAGAAAGGTAATGAAATTCTTGATAAGGCAGGATACAAGAAGAAGGGTAAATATCGTGTACAACCAAATGGCAAACCTTTAACTATTCGTTTAGCCGCTATGACTGGTAACTCTACTCAAGAGCCAATCATTCAAAACTACATCCAACAATGGAAGAAGTTAGGCTTGAATGTTAAGTTAACTGGTGGTCGTTTGATGGAAATGAATTCCTTCTATGACAAGGTTCAAAATGATTCTAAAGACGTTGATATGTTCATGGGTGCATGGTCATTATCTTCAGAACCATCACCAAATGACTTGTACAGTGTAAAGGCTCCTTACAACTTTACTCGTTTCGTAACTGCTAAGAATACTAAGTTACTTCAGGAAATGGATTCTGAAAAGTCATTTAACACAAACTACCGTGTCAAGAAGTTCCATGAATGGCAAAAGTACATGAATGATGAAGCTTATGTTGTTCCAGTATCTAACAGTTACAATGTAAATGCTGTTAACAGCAAGATTACTGGTTACTCATTGAAACCTTCAGCTGCCAATAGTCTTTGGTACAATGTTGGAATTGCAAAATAA
- a CDS encoding oligopeptide ABC transporter substrate-binding protein: MKKGKLISTLTLLSGVALTLAACGNNNKDTSHPNFKEYTPKKAIKNGGSVSVAVVTDTPFTGIFNDELSTNNTDSEVMQYGDESLFATNDTYKFVKGGVADIKINKNAKTATITINPKVKWSDGQPLVAKDYEYAYEIIANKATHSQRYTSSLADLEGLEEYHEGKSDTISGIEMPEGENGRTVVLHFKEMKPGMNQSGNGYIWEAAAPYHYLKDVPFDKLISSNKVRKNPLFYGPYKVSKVVRGQSVSWVPNEHYYKGKPHLNKITASVITPASVAQSIKSNKFDVTQVSNSQWPNIKGTKGVNFIANIPLSYSYLGFKVGKWDSAKGENVMNKDAKMNNRALRQAIAYGMNVDQVYKRYSYGLSFRIPTLIPKQFGDYFDKDVKGYTYNIKKGNELLDKAGYKKKGAYRVQPNGKPLTIRLAAMTGSKVQEPIIQNYIQQWKKLGLNVKLTSGRLMEMNSFYDKVQNDSKDVDMFIGAWSLSSEPSPQDLYGAKAPFNYSRFVTKENTDLLNDIDSQKAFNNSYRVKKFHQWQAYMDKEAYVVPVSNSYSIYAVNNKLTGYSLAPSKSMGGGFPNWYYVGYAK, from the coding sequence ATGAAGAAAGGCAAATTAATCAGCACATTAACTTTGCTTTCAGGTGTTGCCTTAACTTTAGCAGCCTGTGGTAATAACAACAAAGATACGAGTCACCCTAACTTTAAGGAGTATACTCCTAAAAAAGCAATAAAAAATGGTGGTAGCGTTAGTGTTGCCGTAGTTACTGATACACCTTTTACTGGTATTTTTAACGATGAGCTATCAACTAACAATACTGACTCAGAAGTTATGCAATATGGTGATGAGTCATTGTTTGCAACTAACGACACCTATAAATTTGTTAAAGGCGGAGTTGCTGATATTAAGATTAATAAGAATGCAAAAACTGCAACTATTACAATTAATCCTAAAGTTAAATGGTCAGATGGTCAGCCATTAGTTGCTAAAGACTATGAATATGCCTATGAAATTATTGCTAATAAGGCAACGCATTCTCAACGTTATACTTCAAGTTTAGCTGACCTTGAAGGGTTAGAAGAATATCATGAAGGAAAATCTGATACTATTTCTGGTATTGAAATGCCAGAGGGTGAAAATGGTCGTACAGTAGTACTTCATTTTAAAGAAATGAAGCCTGGCATGAACCAAAGTGGTAATGGTTATATTTGGGAGGCAGCTGCCCCTTACCATTATTTAAAAGATGTGCCATTTGATAAGCTGATTTCAAGTAATAAGGTTCGTAAAAATCCATTATTCTATGGTCCTTACAAGGTAAGCAAGGTGGTTCGTGGACAATCAGTATCATGGGTTCCGAATGAACATTATTACAAGGGTAAGCCACACTTAAATAAAATTACAGCTTCTGTAATTACACCAGCTTCAGTTGCTCAATCCATTAAGAGTAATAAGTTTGATGTAACTCAAGTAAGTAATTCACAGTGGCCTAATATTAAAGGAACTAAAGGAGTAAACTTTATTGCAAATATTCCACTTTCATATTCTTACCTAGGCTTTAAAGTGGGTAAGTGGGATTCAGCTAAGGGCGAAAACGTGATGAATAAAGATGCTAAGATGAACAACAGAGCATTACGTCAAGCTATTGCCTATGGTATGAATGTTGATCAAGTTTACAAGAGATATTCATATGGTCTTTCATTTAGAATTCCTACTTTAATTCCAAAACAATTCGGTGATTACTTCGATAAAGATGTTAAGGGCTATACTTATAACATTAAAAAGGGTAACGAATTACTTGATAAGGCAGGCTACAAGAAGAAGGGTGCTTACCGTGTACAACCAAATGGCAAGCCTTTGACTATTCGTTTAGCTGCGATGACTGGTAGCAAGGTTCAAGAACCAATTATTCAAAATTACATCCAGCAATGGAAGAAATTGGGCTTGAATGTTAAGTTAACTAGTGGCCGTTTGATGGAAATGAATTCCTTCTACGATAAAGTTCAAAATGATTCTAAAGATGTTGATATGTTTATTGGTGCATGGTCACTTTCTTCAGAGCCTTCACCTCAAGACTTGTACGGTGCTAAGGCTCCATTTAACTACAGTAGATTTGTTACTAAAGAAAATACTGATTTGTTGAACGATATTGATTCTCAAAAAGCCTTTAATAACAGCTATAGAGTTAAGAAATTCCACCAATGGCAAGCATATATGGACAAGGAAGCTTACGTTGTTCC